GGGCCATAGGCCGAGTTTTCGTTCGAGCTGCCCATGCCGAACTCGTCCAGGTTGCTCTTGGCGACGACGACCGCGCCGGCTGCCAAGAGCCTCGCCACCACCGTGGCGTGGTAAGGCGGCACGAAACTCTCCAGGCTCTTGGAGCCGGCGGTGGTGCGCAAGCCCTTGGTGCAGAGGTTGTCCTTGACCACGACGGGCACCCCGGCGAGCGCCGGCGCCGTTTCGCCCCCGGCGAGGCGGGCGTCGAGCGCGCGGGCCGTGGCGAGCGCCCCCTCCTCGTCGAGCGTGATAAAGGCGTTGAGAGCCTGCTGGACCCGGTGGGCGCGTTCTAAGGCCACCGCGACGACACTCTCGGCGCTCCTCTCGCCACGGCCCACGGCTGCCGCGATGTCAGAGGCTGCGATGTCAGAGGCGAACTCCATCCTCCGAGCTTACCGCATCTCTCAGGGCCGGGCACGGCGCGGTAAACTCCCTTACGAGGCGCATAGCGATCTTCGAGCCAGGTGCGGCGAGCATGAGGGCGAGCATGAGGTGGTATGAAGGCGTCAGGAACAAAAACGCGCTACTTCGGGCTGAGCGAGGCCGGTCAGGTCCGGGCGGTCAACCAGGACAGCTTTTTCGTCGAAGCCGTCGGCGAGAGCGGCACCCTGGCCCTGGTCGCCGACGGCATGGGCGGCCACAAGACCGGCGAGGTCGCCAGCCAAAAGGCGGTCCAGATCGTCGCTCGCGAGTTCGCCCGCGCCCGCGCCCACCCGCCCGCCGCCATCGCCCGGGCCGTCCGGGCCGCCAATCTGGCCATCTACGAGTACGCCGTCCGCTTCGACGAGAACCGCGGCATGGGCACCACCTTGACCCTCGTCTACCTAGACGATCAGGTCGGCTTGGTCGGCCACGTCGGCGACTCGAGGGCCTACCTCGTCCGCGAAGGCGAGTTTAGGCAGCTCACCCAGGACCACTCCTGGGTGGCCGAGCGCGTGCGCCAGGGCCTCCTGACCGAGGAAGAGGCCAAAGGCCACCGCTGGCGCAGCGTCATCACCAACGCGCTCGGCGCCACCCCCGAGATCAAGCTCGACCTCGGCCTCTTCGAGCTGCGCCGCGGTGACCGCATCCTCTTGTGCAGCGACGGCGTCAGCATGCTCCTCTTTGAGGAGCACCTCGCGCGGATCGTCCGGGAAAACGAGCCCGAGGAGGCGGTGAGGCAGCTCATCGACGAGGCCAACGCCCAGGGCAGCCCCGACAACATAACCGCCGTGGTGGTGAGCGTAGACGAGCTCGAGGCGCGCAAAAAGAACTACGCGCCGAGCCAGGAGAGCGGGGTGCAGCTGTCGGCGGTGAGCCTGACGGCTACGATGAGCGGCGTCCGCCGCGTCGAGGAAGCCTTTCCCCTCCAGGACGCCCTCTCGACGCTCCGGCGCCGGCCCTGGTACCCGCAGCGCTACTGGCTCATGGGCTGCGCGGCGCTGCTCGTGCTGATCCTCGTCTTCAGCCTGAGGTAGACTCGACAGAAGGCAGAGCTCAGGCCTCAGCTGATTTTTTCTGGTTCCTGAATTCCGACTCCTGTCTCGTCGACGCTAACCCAAGAAGGAGAACGACGATGAAATCCCCCATCGCCACCGACCAGGCGCCCGCCGCCATCGGCCCCTACTCGCAGGCGGTCGCCGTCGGCAACCTGCTCTTCACCTCCGGGCAGATTCCCCTCAGCCCCGAGGGCGAGCTGGTAGAGGGCGACATCAAGGCCCAGACCCGCCAGGTGCTCAGCAACCTGCGGGCGGTCCTGGAGGCGGGCGGCTCGAGCCTCACCCTGGTCGTCAAGTGCACCTGCTTCATGAAGGATATGAACGACTTCGCCGCCATGAACGAGGTCTACGCCGAGTTCTTCGGCGACGACCCGCCCGCGCGCAGCGCCGTCGAGGTGGCCAGGTTGCCCAAGGACGTGAGCATCGAGATCGAAGCGGTCGCGCTCATCCCCGAGATGCCCCTGGAGGCGCACGAGGCCGGCGAGGGGCTCAAGGAGTAGATAAGGGCGTAGACACCTGTCGCCGGACCGCTCCCTGGCGACGCTCACCTGCTTATGCGAGCGGGCGCTCCGGCGCTTGACCAAACGGCGGGGGCGGCTTAGACTGGACGCGAGTCCTTTAATTCGGTCCAGCGAGGCCGGGAAGGAGAAAAAGGTGACACGACCAAACCACACAAGGATCCAGCGCGCGCCGACCTGTCGGCGCTTTTTTCTGGGAGGCCGCCTTTGGGAGGCCGGCTATGACCTTTAGCCGCAAGGCCGAGCTGATGAGCGCGGCGGAACTCGGCCGGGCCCTGGCGCGCATCGCCCACCAGATCATCGAGAACAACAAGGGCGCCGAGGGCTTGGCGCTGGTGGGCATCCACACCCGGGGCGTGCCGATCGCCGAGCGCCTGGCGGAACTCATCGACAGCTTCGAGGGGGTGAGGCCGCCCATCGGCAAGCTCGACATCACCCTCTACCGCGACGACCTGAGCGAGATCGCCCTGCAGCCGGTGGTGAAAAAGACCGAGCTGCCTTTTGGCGTAGAGGGCATGAGCATCGTGCTCTGCGACGACGTGCTCTACACCGGGCGCACCGCGCGCGCGGCGCTGGACGCGCTCATCGACCTGGGCCGACCGGCGGTCATCCAGCTGGCCGTGCTGATCGACCGCGGCCACCGCGAGTTGCCCATTCGCGCCGATTATGTGGGCAAGAACGTGCCGACGAGCCGTCAGGAACTGGTCAAGGTCAAGCTCGACAGCGTGGACTTCGAAGAGGCCGTGGAGCTGTGGGAGGAGCGGGGAGGGGCGGCATGACGGTGACGCTCGAGACCCCTAGGGCCGAGATCGTCAAGAAGCGGCATCTTCTGGACTTCCGGGACTGGACGAGGGAAGAGGTAGAGGCCCTCTTCAAGACGGCGGACGTGATGGCCCAGGTCATGCAGCGCACCATCAAGCGGGTGCCGGCCCTGCAGGGCTTCACCGTGGGCACACTCTTTTTCGAGAACTCGACGCGCACCCGCCTCTCCTTTGAGCGCGCCGCCCGGGCGCAGAGCGCCGAGGTGATCTCCTTTGCCGCCGGCGGCTCGAGCCTCGCCAAGGGCGAATCCCTGCGCGACACCTTAAGGACCTTGGGCGCCATGCAGGCCGACCTCTACGTGGTGCGCCACGCGGTGGCCGGGGTGCCCCACCAGCTCGCGCGCTGGACGGAGGCTGCGGTCGTCAACGCCGGCGACGGCCGCCGCGCCCACCCGACCCAGGCGCTCTTGGACGCCTATACCTTCATGAAGGAATTTCCCCATTTCGACGGTTTTGCAGCCAAGAAGCTCGTCATCGTCGGCGACATCCTGCACTCAAGGGTCGCCCGCTCGAACATCGAACTGTGGACCAAGCTGGGCGGCGAGGTCGTCCTCTGCGGGCCCGCCACGCTGGTGCCCCAGGAGCTCGAGGGCGAGGGCGTAAGGCGCGTCTTCAGCTTGGCAGAGGCCGTAGCGGGCGCCCACGCGGTGATGGCCCTGCGGCTCCAGCTCGAGCGCATGGCGGGCGGCTTCCTGACTTCCGTCGCCGAGTACCGGGCGCGCTACGGGCTCAGCGAAGAGGTGATGGGGCTGGCCCACGAGGGCGCCCTCGTCATGCACCCGGGACCGATGAACCGCGACGTGGAACTCTCGGGCGCCCTCGCCGACAGCGGGCGCAGCGTCATCGAAAGGCAGGTCGCCAACGGCGTGCCCGTGCGCATGGCGGTGCTCTATCACCTGCTGGTGGGAAAAAGATAATGCGAACCGTCATCAGCAACGCCCGCTTGCTGGACGCCAGGGGCGAGCAGGGCCAGGCTGACCTCTACCTAAACGACGGCCTCATCGAGGGCGTCGACCTGGGCGGCGAAACCGATTTCGACTACGACGCTGGAGGCAAGGTCGTCACCCCGGCCTTTGTGGAGCTCCACGCCCACCTGCGCGAGCCCGGCCAGGAGAGCAAGGAGGACCTCAGCAGCGGCCTGGCGGCGGCCGCGGCCGGGGGCTACGGTGTGGTCGTCAGCATGGCCAACACCGCGCCGGTCGTCGACGAGCCGCACATCGTGGCCGAGCTGATCGCCAAAGCCGAGCGTCTCGGCGGGGCCCGGCTGCGCCCCGCCGCCGCCCTCAGCCGCGGTCTAAAGGGCAAGGCGCTCACCGACTTCGCCGCGCTCAAGGACGCCGGCGCGGTGATGATCACCGACGACGGCCTACCCGTCGGCGACGGCCACCTCATGCGCCGCGCGGGCGAGTACGCTAGCGAGCTCGGCCTGGTCATCCAGACCCACTCCGAGGACCCTTCCTTGCGCGCGGACGGGGTGATGAACGAGGGCGCGGTGAGCCAGCGCCTGGGCCTGCCCGGCAACCCCACACAGGCCGAGGCGGTGATGATCTACCGCGACTGCGAGATCGCTCTGATGACGGGCGCGCGGGTTCATATCGCCCACGTGTCGTCGAAGCGCGGGATGCAGGTGGTCGAGTGGTTCAAGGCCCAGGGCGCGCCCGTTACCGCCGAGGTGACGCCGCACCACCTCACCCTCACCGACGAGATCTTTGAAAGCTTCGATCCCATCTACAAGGTCGCCCCGCCGCTCAGGACCGCCGCGGACGTGGCCTGCTTGCGCGAGGCCGTCCGGCGCGGGGTGGTGGACAATATAGGCAGCGACCACGCCCCGCACACTCGAGCGGAAAAGGACGCCGACCTCTTGGAGGCCCCCTTCGGCATCGCCAACCTCGAGGTCTGTTTTCCGCTCCTCTACAGCGAGCTCGTCCTCGCGGGCGAGCTCGAGTTCTCGGCGCTCCTACGGCTCCTCCAGGAGGGCCCGGCGAAGGCCATGGGCTGGGCGACGCCGACGCTGGAGCCCGGCAGGCCGGCCGACGTGACGGTGCTCGACCTGGAGACGGCGCGCGCGGTCGAACCCGCAAGCTTTAAGAGCAAGGCCAAGTTCAGCCCCTGGGACGGCCAGGCGCTAAAGGGCTGGCCCGTCGCCACCTTCGTGCGCGGCAAGCTGGTCTTCGAGAGGCGCGGCGCTTGAAGCCCACTCGTCTCCTGGGGCTCAGCTTCAAAACCCCCATCCTCTCCTCGGCCACCCCCTTCGACTGCGGTCAAGCTCACCCCACGCTCGACCTGAACGTCCTGGGCGGCATCACCACCAAGAGCATCAGCCTGCGCCCGCGCGGGGGCAACCCCGAGCCGCGCTTTGCTACGGCGCCGGGCGGCTGGCTCAACGCCATCGGCCTCGAGAACTTGGGTGCGGAGCACTACGCCGAGGTGGCCCTCCCGCGGCTGCGGGAGCGCTTCGCTGGGGTCGTTATCGCCAGCATCGTCGGCGACAGCGCCGCGGAGTTCGCGGCCGTCGCCGAGAGGCTGGGAACTATTCCGGACCTGCTCGAGGTCAACCTGTCGTGCCCCAACGTCCACGAGGGCAGAGTCCCCTTCGCCGCCGACGCCGCGGCCACAGAGGAGGTGCTGCGCCGCGTCAAGGAGGCTAGCAGCCTGCCCGTCTCCGCCAAGCTCTCGCCCAACACCGACCCGCTCAAGACCGCCGAGGCCGCCCAGCGGGGCGGCGCCGACGCCCTCTCGCTGATCAACACGCTCACCGCCATGCGCATCGGTCTCGGCAGCCGCAAGCCCGCGCTCGCCAACCTTACCGGCGGCCTCTCCGGCCCGGCCCTGCTGCCGCTGGCGGTGCGCATGGTCTACGGGGTCTACCGGGCGAGCAGCCTGCCGATCATCGGCATGGGCGGGATAGCGAGCGCCGAGGACGCCCTCGAGCTCGCCCTGGCCGGGGCCTCGCTGGTGTCGGTGGGCACCGCCCTGTGGCGTGACGGGGGCGCGGCAGGGAGGATCACGGCGGAGCTCGAGCGCCTGCTGGCGGAGCATGGGACCTGGGACGCCCTGGTCGGCGCCGCGCACCCGTGACGTCTTACCGCTCAAGAGACGTTCGCGGGACGCTTCTTCCGCTACACTAGAAGCATGAGCGCCCCTACCCTGCACCTGCCCCAGCCCTTCGGCCTGCCGCCGCACAAGGCGATCTATCAGGACTACCCCAGCCTCAGCCTGGGCAAGGGCGACAGCCTCTACCGCCTGGGCGACGAGGCCGAGAGTCTCTTTCGGGTCGAGGAGGGCCTGCTCAAGCAGGGCTTCGACGTCATAAGCGGGCGCGAGCGCGTCATCAGCCTGGTGGGGCCGGGCGACCTGGTGGGCGCCATCAGCGTCACCGGCAGCGGCTACGCCCTGAACGTCACCGCGCTCAGCGAGGGCGTGCGCGTCACCGTCATCCCCGCCGACCACGTCGCGCTCGACCCGGGGCTCAAGGACGACGTCTTCACCGCCACCACCGTCCACTTGAGGCGCGCCCACGACGCGCTCGAGGACGGCGAGCTGCCTACCCCGGCCCGGCTCGCCCGCGCCTTCTTGCGGCTCGGCGCCCGCTTCGGCCAGACCGCCGGCGACGGCCGCGTCCTGCTCAAGCTGCCGCTCACCCACGACACCTTGGCGGCCATGATCGGCGCCGCCCGCGAGACCACCACCGCGACGCTGGGCGAGATGCGTACGCTCGGCGTTCTCGCGGGCACCCGCGGCCAGTACAGCTTCTATCCC
This portion of the Deinococcota bacterium genome encodes:
- a CDS encoding amidase family protein, yielding MEFASDIAASDIAAAVGRGERSAESVVAVALERAHRVQQALNAFITLDEEGALATARALDARLAGGETAPALAGVPVVVKDNLCTKGLRTTAGSKSLESFVPPYHATVVARLLAAGAVVVAKSNLDEFGMGSSNENSAYGP
- a CDS encoding Stp1/IreP family PP2C-type Ser/Thr phosphatase, whose amino-acid sequence is MKASGTKTRYFGLSEAGQVRAVNQDSFFVEAVGESGTLALVADGMGGHKTGEVASQKAVQIVAREFARARAHPPAAIARAVRAANLAIYEYAVRFDENRGMGTTLTLVYLDDQVGLVGHVGDSRAYLVREGEFRQLTQDHSWVAERVRQGLLTEEEAKGHRWRSVITNALGATPEIKLDLGLFELRRGDRILLCSDGVSMLLFEEHLARIVRENEPEEAVRQLIDEANAQGSPDNITAVVVSVDELEARKKNYAPSQESGVQLSAVSLTATMSGVRRVEEAFPLQDALSTLRRRPWYPQRYWLMGCAALLVLILVFSLR
- a CDS encoding RidA family protein — translated: MKSPIATDQAPAAIGPYSQAVAVGNLLFTSGQIPLSPEGELVEGDIKAQTRQVLSNLRAVLEAGGSSLTLVVKCTCFMKDMNDFAAMNEVYAEFFGDDPPARSAVEVARLPKDVSIEIEAVALIPEMPLEAHEAGEGLKE
- the pyrR gene encoding bifunctional pyr operon transcriptional regulator/uracil phosphoribosyltransferase PyrR; this encodes MTFSRKAELMSAAELGRALARIAHQIIENNKGAEGLALVGIHTRGVPIAERLAELIDSFEGVRPPIGKLDITLYRDDLSEIALQPVVKKTELPFGVEGMSIVLCDDVLYTGRTARAALDALIDLGRPAVIQLAVLIDRGHRELPIRADYVGKNVPTSRQELVKVKLDSVDFEEAVELWEERGGAA
- a CDS encoding aspartate carbamoyltransferase catalytic subunit: MTVTLETPRAEIVKKRHLLDFRDWTREEVEALFKTADVMAQVMQRTIKRVPALQGFTVGTLFFENSTRTRLSFERAARAQSAEVISFAAGGSSLAKGESLRDTLRTLGAMQADLYVVRHAVAGVPHQLARWTEAAVVNAGDGRRAHPTQALLDAYTFMKEFPHFDGFAAKKLVIVGDILHSRVARSNIELWTKLGGEVVLCGPATLVPQELEGEGVRRVFSLAEAVAGAHAVMALRLQLERMAGGFLTSVAEYRARYGLSEEVMGLAHEGALVMHPGPMNRDVELSGALADSGRSVIERQVANGVPVRMAVLYHLLVGKR
- a CDS encoding dihydroorotase, yielding MRTVISNARLLDARGEQGQADLYLNDGLIEGVDLGGETDFDYDAGGKVVTPAFVELHAHLREPGQESKEDLSSGLAAAAAGGYGVVVSMANTAPVVDEPHIVAELIAKAERLGGARLRPAAALSRGLKGKALTDFAALKDAGAVMITDDGLPVGDGHLMRRAGEYASELGLVIQTHSEDPSLRADGVMNEGAVSQRLGLPGNPTQAEAVMIYRDCEIALMTGARVHIAHVSSKRGMQVVEWFKAQGAPVTAEVTPHHLTLTDEIFESFDPIYKVAPPLRTAADVACLREAVRRGVVDNIGSDHAPHTRAEKDADLLEAPFGIANLEVCFPLLYSELVLAGELEFSALLRLLQEGPAKAMGWATPTLEPGRPADVTVLDLETARAVEPASFKSKAKFSPWDGQALKGWPVATFVRGKLVFERRGA
- a CDS encoding dihydroorotate dehydrogenase, encoding MKPTRLLGLSFKTPILSSATPFDCGQAHPTLDLNVLGGITTKSISLRPRGGNPEPRFATAPGGWLNAIGLENLGAEHYAEVALPRLRERFAGVVIASIVGDSAAEFAAVAERLGTIPDLLEVNLSCPNVHEGRVPFAADAAATEEVLRRVKEASSLPVSAKLSPNTDPLKTAEAAQRGGADALSLINTLTAMRIGLGSRKPALANLTGGLSGPALLPLAVRMVYGVYRASSLPIIGMGGIASAEDALELALAGASLVSVGTALWRDGGAAGRITAELERLLAEHGTWDALVGAAHP
- a CDS encoding Crp/Fnr family transcriptional regulator, which produces MSAPTLHLPQPFGLPPHKAIYQDYPSLSLGKGDSLYRLGDEAESLFRVEEGLLKQGFDVISGRERVISLVGPGDLVGAISVTGSGYALNVTALSEGVRVTVIPADHVALDPGLKDDVFTATTVHLRRAHDALEDGELPTPARLARAFLRLGARFGQTAGDGRVLLKLPLTHDTLAAMIGAARETTTATLGEMRTLGVLAGTRGQYSFYPDALSDFALERSLL